One region of Elstera cyanobacteriorum genomic DNA includes:
- a CDS encoding aminotransferase class I/II-fold pyridoxal phosphate-dependent enzyme — translation MLNNRLDKLGDYPFRRLAALLADVTPPVDPAPLLLSIGEPQLPTPPLAMTALTGAAASFNKYPPAAGAPDWKAAAAGWLTRRYGLADGFIDPDKTIVPAPGTREALFLLGLAAIPTAKNGQVPAVVMPNPFYQVYAGASVLGGAEPVFVDATAENGFLPDLDALTPELLARTAIFYLCTPANPQGTVAPKPYLARLLALARQYDFVLALDECYAEIYAETPPPGGLEVAQASGALDNLVVFHSLSKRSSAPGLRSGFVAGDATIIGALTRVMEYGGAGMPLPIQAAAAALWRDDSHVEEIRAIYRANFAAAAEIIGDRWGRFTPPGGFFLWLNVGNGEAATRALWRDAGLKVLPGRYLARDQADGSNPGAAYIRVALVHPPEVIRAALTRLADCLQTLEEPAR, via the coding sequence ATGCTTAATAATCGACTCGATAAATTGGGAGATTATCCGTTCCGGCGCCTAGCAGCGCTGCTGGCGGACGTCACCCCGCCGGTCGATCCCGCGCCGCTGCTGCTGTCCATCGGCGAACCACAACTACCGACGCCGCCGCTGGCGATGACGGCCCTGACGGGGGCCGCTGCCAGCTTCAACAAATATCCACCCGCCGCCGGGGCACCCGATTGGAAGGCCGCCGCAGCGGGCTGGCTGACCCGCCGCTATGGGCTGGCTGACGGGTTTATCGACCCCGATAAGACGATCGTTCCTGCGCCGGGCACGCGCGAGGCGCTGTTCCTGCTCGGGCTGGCGGCGATTCCGACCGCGAAGAACGGGCAGGTGCCCGCCGTCGTCATGCCGAACCCCTTTTATCAGGTCTATGCCGGGGCATCGGTGCTGGGCGGGGCAGAGCCGGTGTTCGTCGATGCAACCGCGGAAAACGGCTTTCTGCCCGATCTCGACGCGCTGACACCGGAGCTTTTGGCCCGCACGGCGATCTTCTATCTCTGCACCCCGGCGAACCCGCAAGGCACCGTGGCGCCGAAGCCCTATCTGGCCCGGCTGCTGGCGCTCGCCCGTCAGTATGATTTCGTGCTGGCGCTCGACGAATGCTACGCCGAGATTTATGCGGAAACGCCGCCGCCCGGCGGGCTGGAGGTCGCCCAGGCCAGCGGGGCGCTGGATAATCTCGTCGTTTTCCACTCGCTGTCCAAACGCTCCAGCGCGCCGGGGCTGCGCTCCGGGTTCGTGGCCGGCGATGCCACCATTATCGGCGCGCTGACGCGGGTGATGGAATATGGCGGGGCAGGGATGCCGCTGCCGATCCAGGCCGCAGCGGCGGCCTTATGGCGTGACGACAGCCATGTCGAAGAGATCCGCGCCATCTACCGCGCCAATTTTGCCGCCGCTGCCGAGATCATCGGCGACCGCTGGGGCCGTTTCACGCCGCCGGGCGGCTTCTTCCTGTGGCTGAACGTCGGAAATGGTGAAGCCGCGACCCGTGCCTTGTGGCGCGACGCGGGGCTGAAAGTCCTGCCGGGCCGCTATCTCGCCCGCGATCAGGCCGATGGCTCCAACCCCGGTGCCGCCTATATTCGCGTTGCCCTGGTGCATCCGCCGGAGGTGATCCGCGCGGCTTTGACCCGTCTCGCCGACTGCCTCCAAACCCTTGAGGAGCCTGCCCGATGA